Proteins encoded within one genomic window of Haematobia irritans isolate KBUSLIRL chromosome 5, ASM5000362v1, whole genome shotgun sequence:
- the LOC142239486 gene encoding uncharacterized protein LOC142239486, producing MYFLKVSAQFQLPKVVLLIIFLNCIIVNQAANRQFDFEVSNISCKFYGNIVKNMNCEIRKLSSNLYNMDINFILQRDLHKDTDIRLVIGIKPFENDKKFKFADLKMNLCDLLNAPKLPIMVANSIYKEVMRASNVPFQCPIKGNFLYNVSGFRIDENLFPTYTLLVKYDVTMKFYERGQMYAVVSVKGATLPKSNN from the exons ATGTACTTTTTGAAAGTCTCAGCTCAATTTCAATTGCCTAAAGTTGTACTCTTGATAATATTTCTCAATTGTATTATCGTTAATCAG GCAGCCAATAGACAATTCGATTTTGAGGTATCTAACATTAGCtgtaaattctatggaaatattgtgaaaaatatgAATTGCGAAATTCGTAAACTTTCATCCAATCTATATAATATGGATATCAATTTTATACTGCAACGTGATTTGCACAAAGACACAGATATACGTTTAGTAATAGGAATAAAACCATttgaaaatgataaaaaatttaaatttgctgatCTAAAAATGAATCTTTGTGATTTATTAAATGCCCCGAAGTTACCTATAATGGTGGCCAATTCCATCTATAAAGAAGTAATGCGGGCCAGCAATGTGCCGTTCCAATGCCCCATAAAAGGA aattttctatacaacgtaTCCGGCTTCAGAATagacgaaaatttatttcccacCTACACACTATTGGTCAAATATGATGTAACTATGAAGTTTTATGAGCGAGGACAAATGTATGCAGTTGTATCGGTGAAGGGAGCAacacttccaaaatctaatAATTGA